The following are encoded in a window of Streptomyces sp. 11x1 genomic DNA:
- a CDS encoding O-antigen ligase family protein, producing MAVITLLAGGRWVSHIEAGPVYITDVLLAAAVLHTVCSRLLVKHHSGSNQGPGVLVGLVVLATLVRVIPSEGEALLIARDAAPFVYVAVAYLSARGYLLAGEPDRRRTARLVHGALVIHLCWVACVVLVPDLSSALSESWSGPILEVRSDLDTALLGILAGVSILRFRRKEGTWMSASLAGASVALALTMHSRAGLLACGICVVAAMAGGTNRNAGASVRTVALGVSAVILLIALLPSSPAAQRLIATVDRTAASQTLAVSAEGTSNARKVAWERVIRFTLAEPARVMIGVGFGPDFLKDADADLTLGSQTYQRVRSPHNYLLTAFARLGLLGLTVIAALLATVLAAAIRELWARHQPDELTFMCVLVVMSLFVIAMLGVVLESPFGAVPFFWAGGVLLARRHQRRRSSARTAHVAPSVPYRGRRLIGAPPEGAGSLAAVAESAPSLPMEPTARAVRQR from the coding sequence ATGGCCGTCATTACGCTCCTGGCCGGGGGACGCTGGGTATCCCATATCGAGGCTGGTCCCGTCTACATCACCGACGTACTGCTGGCTGCCGCCGTTCTGCACACGGTGTGTTCCCGCCTCCTGGTCAAGCACCACTCGGGTAGCAACCAGGGGCCCGGTGTCCTGGTCGGACTGGTGGTTCTCGCCACGCTGGTTCGCGTCATCCCGTCCGAGGGGGAGGCGCTACTGATCGCACGCGACGCGGCGCCTTTCGTCTATGTGGCCGTCGCCTACCTCTCGGCAAGGGGATATCTCCTTGCGGGTGAGCCCGACCGGCGGCGGACGGCCCGGCTTGTCCACGGTGCACTGGTGATCCACTTGTGCTGGGTGGCGTGCGTGGTTCTGGTGCCCGACCTCTCATCGGCGCTCAGCGAGTCCTGGAGCGGTCCGATCCTGGAAGTGAGATCGGATCTCGACACAGCGTTGCTCGGCATCCTGGCGGGAGTGTCGATCCTTCGGTTCCGCCGCAAGGAGGGGACCTGGATGAGTGCATCGCTGGCCGGAGCCTCAGTGGCTCTGGCTCTCACCATGCACTCCAGAGCAGGTCTGCTTGCCTGCGGAATCTGCGTCGTGGCCGCCATGGCCGGCGGTACCAACAGGAACGCCGGGGCTTCGGTTCGCACGGTGGCTCTCGGTGTGTCGGCGGTGATTCTGCTGATCGCGCTGCTTCCGAGCAGCCCGGCCGCTCAGCGCCTGATCGCGACTGTGGACCGGACAGCAGCCTCGCAGACGCTCGCCGTCAGTGCCGAAGGGACCTCGAACGCAAGGAAGGTGGCGTGGGAAAGGGTCATCAGATTCACGCTCGCCGAACCGGCCCGGGTAATGATCGGTGTCGGCTTCGGACCTGACTTCCTGAAGGACGCGGATGCCGATCTGACGCTCGGTTCGCAGACCTACCAGAGGGTACGTTCCCCGCACAACTACCTCCTGACCGCTTTTGCGCGGCTCGGTCTCCTCGGACTGACCGTGATCGCTGCGCTTCTGGCCACAGTCCTCGCCGCCGCGATCAGGGAGCTGTGGGCACGGCATCAGCCGGACGAACTCACCTTCATGTGTGTGCTCGTGGTGATGTCCCTGTTCGTCATTGCGATGCTGGGGGTTGTGCTGGAGTCTCCGTTCGGCGCAGTCCCCTTCTTCTGGGCCGGGGGAGTACTCCTGGCTCGCCGCCATCAGCGGCGACGCTCCTCGGCGAGAACAGCTCACGTGGCCCCGTCAGTCCCATACCGAGGGCGGCGCCTCATCGGAGCCCCTCCGGAGGGCGCCGGATCCCTGGCAGCGGTGGCCGAGTCGGCTCCTTCCCTCCCCATGGAGCCGACTGCGCGGGCTGTGCGTCAGCGGTGA